Proteins found in one Salvia splendens isolate huo1 chromosome 10, SspV2, whole genome shotgun sequence genomic segment:
- the LOC121750830 gene encoding F-box protein PP2-A13-like, with the protein MCMGSGYSGMGCSSEGEGEKGLGELPESCIAWVLSYLKTSEICRLARVNTTFYRASLSDSLWESKLPENHEILLRKVFGGDPSFSTKKDIYATLSTPFRFASHTKEVWLDKRRGGICAAISWKALKITGVDDRRYWTHISTNESRFGTIAYLHQTWWLEIGGSLEFEFPVGIYSLFFRLRLGRPSNSGRVPEKIHGWDVKPITFQLESSSSRHTKSELFFNQQPKFEWLYHHVGDFSVEDSKIPTSLSFSMTQIDCTHTKGGLCVDSVYVFPSTGRPYPLTS; encoded by the exons ATGTGTATGGGGTCTGGTTATTCTGGAATGGGCTGCAGCAGTGAGGGGGAGGGGGAGAAGGGTCTCGGGGAGCTGCCGGAGAGCTGTATAGCTTGGGTTCTGTCGTATCTCAAGACATCGGAGATCTGCAGACTCGCACGTGTGAACACAACTTTCTACAGAGCTTCTTTGTCTGATAGTTTATGGGAATCAAAATTGCCTGAAAATCATGAGATTCTTCTAAGGAAGGTGTTTGGAGGCGACCCTTCGTTTTCGACCAAGAAGGACATCTATGCAACCCTCTCCACGCCCTTCCGCTTCGCCTCTCACACTAAG GAGGTTTGGTTGGATAAAAGGAGGGGAGGAATTTGTGCGGCTATTTCATGGAAAGCATTGAAAATTACAGGCGTAGATGATCGCAGATACTGGACCCACATCTCTACTAATGAATCAAG GTTTGGCACAATTGCTTATCTCCATCAAACATGGTGGCTAGAAATAGGAGGCAGCTTGGAGTTCGAATTCCCCGTCGGCATCTACAGCCTCTTCTTCCGGCTGCGCCTCGGCCGCCCCTCCAACAGTGGACGAGTCCCTGAAAAGATTCACGGCTGGGATGTTAAGCCAATCACCTTCCAATTAGAATCATCGAGTTCCCGCCATACAAAATCCGAGCTCTTCTTCAACCAACAACCCAAATTCGAATGGTTGTACCATCACGTCGGAGATTTTTCGGTCGAGGATTCTAAAATTCCGACGTCGCTCAGCTTCTCTATGACTCAGATTGACTGTACACACACTAAAGGTGGGCTCTGTGTGGATTCAGTGTATGTATTTCCTTCTACTGGACGACCATATCCACTCACATCATGA